The following proteins are encoded in a genomic region of Variovorax paradoxus:
- the uvrA gene encoding excinuclease ABC subunit UvrA yields MSGCPRTIAPLNSKATEDFAADEESARDAKRERDTYLGAVLAQQRISIRGARTHNLKNVDLDIPRNKLVVITGLSGSGKSSLAFDTLYAEGQRRYVESLSAYARQFLQLMDKPDVDVIEGLSPAISIEQKATSHNPRSTVGTVTEIHDYLRLLYARAGTPYCPDHHLPLQAQTVSQMVDATLAIPNEPRLMILAPVAREKKGEFLELFAEMQAAGYVRFRVDGQTYEYNDLPKLKKTEKHDIDVVIDRLRARADMQQRLAESFEAALRLAEGRAIALELGAEGAADKEHLFNAKFACPICHYSLSELEPRLFSFNSPVGACPSCDGLGHREVFDPARVVAFPTLSLASGAIKGWDRRNSYYFSMIESVAKHYKFDVDAPFESLPASVQQVLLHGSAAEEIKFNYTMESGNFAGKKLTKKHPFEGIIPNMTRRYRETDSVMVREDLARFRNLQPCPDCGGSRLRPEARNVFLVDEANRPAGGGEPPRMAIFELSHLTLRDSLAWFQNLKLRGAKADIADKVVREIGLRLKFLNDVGLNYLSLDRSAETLSGGEAQRIRLASQIGSGLTGVMYVLDEPSIGLHQRDNDRLIGTLKHLRDIGNSVIVVEHDEDMIHAADHVIDMGPGAGVHGGRVMAQGTYAEVSANPDSLTGQYLSGTKKIEVPKHRTAWLPVVKKPAFNEGKKASRFPPSPAAERRAAREAAHLASQTDLQEIRVVGATGNNLKNVSVAFPVGLLTCVTGVSGSGKSTLVNDTLYTAVARTLYRAHEEPAAHESVEGIEYFDKVINVDQSPIGRTPRSNPATYTGLFTPIRELMAETNTARERGYGPGRFSFNVAGGRCEACQGDGVVKVEMHFLPDVYVPCEVCHGQRYNRETLEVLYKGRNIAQILEMTVEVAHEFLKAVPTIERKLRTLLDVGLSYIKLGQSATTLSGGEAQRVKLALELSKRDTGRTLYILDEPTTGLHFADIELLLKVLHQLRDAGNTIVVIEHNLDVIKTADWLIDMGPEGGAGGGTVVGEGTPEDIAANEASHTGRYLKRLL; encoded by the coding sequence ATGTCCGGTTGCCCTCGGACGATCGCCCCCTTGAATTCCAAAGCCACTGAAGACTTCGCCGCCGACGAGGAAAGCGCACGCGACGCGAAACGCGAACGCGACACCTACCTCGGCGCCGTGCTGGCGCAGCAGCGCATCAGCATCCGCGGTGCGCGCACGCACAACCTGAAGAACGTCGACCTCGACATTCCGCGCAACAAGCTGGTGGTGATCACCGGCCTGTCGGGCTCGGGCAAGTCGAGCCTGGCCTTCGACACGCTGTATGCCGAAGGGCAGCGGCGCTACGTCGAGAGCCTGTCGGCCTATGCGCGGCAGTTCCTGCAGCTCATGGACAAGCCCGACGTGGACGTGATCGAGGGCCTGTCGCCTGCGATCAGCATCGAGCAGAAGGCCACCAGCCACAACCCGCGCTCCACTGTGGGCACCGTGACCGAGATCCACGATTACCTGCGCCTGCTCTATGCACGCGCTGGCACGCCCTACTGCCCCGATCACCACCTGCCGCTGCAGGCGCAGACGGTGTCGCAGATGGTCGACGCCACCCTCGCCATCCCCAATGAGCCGCGCCTGATGATCCTCGCGCCCGTGGCGCGCGAGAAAAAAGGCGAGTTCCTCGAACTGTTCGCGGAGATGCAGGCCGCTGGCTACGTGCGCTTCCGCGTCGATGGGCAAACCTACGAATACAACGACCTGCCCAAGCTCAAGAAGACCGAAAAGCACGACATCGACGTGGTGATCGACCGGCTGCGCGCGCGCGCCGACATGCAGCAGCGCCTGGCCGAGAGCTTCGAGGCCGCGCTTCGCCTCGCCGAAGGCCGGGCCATTGCGCTGGAACTGGGCGCCGAGGGAGCTGCCGACAAGGAACACCTGTTCAACGCCAAGTTCGCCTGCCCGATCTGCCACTACTCGCTGTCGGAGCTCGAGCCGCGCCTGTTCTCGTTCAACTCGCCCGTGGGCGCCTGCCCGAGCTGCGACGGCCTCGGCCACCGTGAGGTGTTCGACCCGGCACGCGTGGTGGCCTTCCCCACACTCTCGCTCGCGAGCGGCGCCATCAAGGGCTGGGACCGCCGCAACAGCTACTACTTCAGCATGATCGAGAGCGTGGCGAAGCACTACAAGTTTGACGTCGACGCGCCCTTCGAATCTTTGCCCGCCTCGGTGCAGCAGGTGCTGCTGCACGGCTCGGCGGCCGAAGAAATCAAGTTCAACTACACCATGGAGTCGGGCAACTTCGCGGGCAAGAAGCTCACGAAGAAGCATCCCTTCGAGGGCATCATCCCGAACATGACGCGGCGCTACCGCGAGACCGATTCGGTGATGGTGCGCGAAGACCTCGCGCGTTTTCGCAACCTGCAGCCCTGCCCCGACTGCGGCGGCTCGCGCCTCAGGCCCGAAGCGCGCAACGTGTTCCTCGTGGACGAGGCCAATCGCCCGGCCGGCGGTGGCGAGCCGCCCCGCATGGCCATCTTCGAACTGAGCCACCTCACGCTGCGCGATTCCCTCGCCTGGTTCCAGAACCTGAAGCTGCGCGGCGCCAAGGCCGACATCGCCGACAAGGTGGTGCGCGAGATCGGCCTGCGGCTCAAGTTCCTGAACGACGTGGGCCTGAACTACCTGAGCCTGGACCGCAGCGCCGAGACGCTCTCGGGCGGCGAGGCGCAGCGCATTCGCCTGGCCTCGCAGATCGGCTCCGGCCTCACCGGCGTGATGTACGTGCTCGACGAACCCAGCATCGGCCTGCACCAGCGCGACAACGACCGGCTCATCGGCACGCTGAAGCACCTGCGCGACATCGGCAACAGCGTGATCGTGGTCGAGCACGACGAGGACATGATCCACGCCGCCGACCACGTGATCGACATGGGCCCCGGCGCGGGCGTGCACGGCGGCCGCGTGATGGCCCAGGGCACCTACGCCGAGGTGTCGGCCAATCCCGATTCGCTCACCGGCCAGTACCTTTCGGGCACGAAGAAGATCGAAGTGCCCAAGCACCGCACCGCGTGGCTGCCGGTCGTGAAGAAACCCGCCTTCAACGAAGGCAAGAAAGCCTCGCGCTTTCCGCCGAGCCCCGCGGCCGAGCGGCGCGCCGCGCGCGAAGCGGCGCATCTCGCATCGCAGACCGACCTGCAGGAAATCCGCGTGGTCGGCGCCACCGGCAACAACCTGAAGAACGTGAGCGTGGCCTTCCCGGTGGGCCTTCTGACCTGCGTGACGGGCGTCTCGGGCTCGGGCAAATCGACGCTGGTGAACGACACGCTCTACACCGCCGTGGCGCGCACGCTCTATCGTGCGCACGAAGAACCGGCCGCGCACGAATCGGTCGAGGGCATCGAGTATTTCGACAAGGTCATCAACGTCGACCAATCGCCCATCGGCCGCACGCCGCGCAGCAATCCGGCCACCTACACGGGCCTGTTCACGCCCATCCGCGAGCTTATGGCCGAGACCAACACCGCGCGCGAGCGCGGCTACGGCCCGGGCCGCTTCAGCTTCAACGTGGCGGGCGGCCGCTGCGAGGCCTGCCAGGGCGACGGCGTGGTGAAGGTCGAGATGCACTTCCTGCCCGACGTGTACGTGCCCTGCGAGGTGTGCCACGGCCAGCGCTACAACCGCGAGACGCTCGAGGTGCTCTACAAGGGCAGGAACATCGCCCAGATCCTCGAGATGACGGTCGAGGTGGCGCACGAGTTCCTCAAGGCCGTGCCGACCATCGAGCGCAAGCTGCGCACGCTGCTCGACGTGGGCCTTTCCTACATCAAGCTCGGCCAGTCGGCCACCACGCTCTCGGGCGGCGAGGCGCAGCGCGTGAAGCTCGCGCTGGAGCTCAGCAAGCGCGACACCGGCCGCACGCTCTACATCCTCGACGAACCGACCACCGGCCTGCACTTTGCCGACATCGAGCTGCTGCTGAAGGTGCTGCACCAGCTGCGCGATGCGGGCAACACCATCGTCGTGATCGAGCACAACCTCGACGTCATCAAGACCGCCGACTGGCTGATCGACATGGGTCCCGAGGGCGGTGCGGGCGGCGGCACGGTGGTGGGGGAAGGCACGCCGGAGGACATCGCTGCAAATGAAGCGAGCCACACGGGGCGCTACCTGAAGCGGTTGCTCTGA
- a CDS encoding type II toxin-antitoxin system VapC family toxin, which translates to MSAILLDTSYLISLADPARAHHQTAVNYLREALRRGVPLYLSAVAASEFQVKQAVTDLPLRNFEVLPFNIDHAMTAGLLMRDLKRDADDNRSAVKDDIKLIAQAICESLTHVLTEDAQTLVKYLRRLNKTGTSTVQPILLADGFDSAWFDNGQRGLLSDLKD; encoded by the coding sequence GTGAGCGCAATCCTGCTCGACACGAGCTATCTCATCTCGCTGGCTGATCCGGCGCGCGCACATCACCAAACGGCAGTCAATTACCTGCGAGAAGCGTTGAGGCGCGGTGTACCGCTGTATCTCTCGGCAGTTGCGGCTTCGGAGTTTCAGGTCAAACAGGCCGTGACCGATCTGCCCTTGCGCAATTTCGAGGTGCTTCCTTTCAACATCGACCACGCCATGACAGCGGGTTTGTTGATGCGAGACCTCAAGCGGGACGCCGACGACAACCGAAGTGCCGTTAAAGACGACATCAAGCTGATCGCCCAGGCCATCTGTGAATCGTTGACGCACGTCCTCACAGAGGACGCTCAAACCCTCGTGAAGTATCTGCGCCGGTTGAACAAAACAGGTACCAGCACCGTGCAGCCAATCTTGTTGGCCGATGGATTCGATTCGGCCTGGTTTGACAACGGACAGCGAGGCCTGCTGAGCGATCTGAAGGATTAA
- a CDS encoding DMT family transporter produces MPSFTPRQFVLLVLLTLAWGLNWPVMKLGVADYPPLAFRAISIWLGLPVLGLALVIMKVPFRVPRSAWPELVWLGATNMFVWHACIILAVKALSGGRAAILGYTMPVFSAVIGAVLFSAVLTRRSWIGVGACAVGVGLLLWHELTDLAGRPGYVALALVAAATWALGTQLLRHTRIGLPTLTLSFWMTAMTAVVMTVLTLLFERSQWHWPGPVTWASILYNAVLIFGFAHAAWFYLARGLPPVASTLSVMFIPVLGVFSGAVWLGEVVHWQDWVAVALMMVAIASVLWPSRNHLKA; encoded by the coding sequence ATGCCTTCCTTCACGCCGCGCCAGTTCGTCCTGCTCGTTCTCCTGACCCTCGCGTGGGGTCTCAACTGGCCCGTCATGAAACTCGGCGTGGCGGACTATCCGCCATTGGCCTTCCGCGCGATCTCGATCTGGCTCGGCTTGCCGGTGCTGGGCCTCGCGCTGGTGATCATGAAGGTGCCGTTTCGCGTGCCGCGAAGCGCCTGGCCCGAGCTGGTGTGGCTGGGCGCCACCAACATGTTCGTCTGGCATGCCTGCATCATCCTCGCGGTGAAGGCGCTGTCGGGCGGTCGCGCAGCGATCCTCGGCTACACGATGCCGGTGTTCTCCGCGGTCATCGGGGCTGTGCTGTTCTCGGCCGTGCTCACGCGGCGCTCATGGATCGGAGTGGGTGCTTGCGCGGTCGGCGTGGGGCTGCTGCTGTGGCACGAACTCACCGACCTCGCGGGCCGGCCCGGCTATGTGGCGCTGGCGCTGGTGGCCGCGGCCACCTGGGCGTTGGGCACCCAGCTGCTGCGCCACACGCGCATCGGGCTGCCGACGCTCACGCTGTCATTCTGGATGACCGCCATGACAGCCGTCGTGATGACGGTGCTCACGCTGCTGTTCGAACGCAGTCAGTGGCACTGGCCGGGCCCTGTGACCTGGGCCTCGATCCTCTACAACGCGGTGCTGATCTTCGGCTTCGCGCACGCCGCATGGTTCTACCTGGCGCGCGGCCTGCCGCCGGTAGCGTCGACCTTGAGCGTGATGTTCATTCCGGTACTCGGCGTGTTCAGCGGCGCGGTGTGGCTCGGCGAAGTCGTGCACTGGCAGGATTGGGTCGCGGTCGCGCTGATGATGGTGGCCATCGCTTCGGTGCTCTGGCCCTCCCGCAACCATCTCAAGGCCTGA
- a CDS encoding GntR family transcriptional regulator produces MSTMLDRNSESPLWAQFRDAIRLQILQGELPIGAKLPSEAELGDQFGISRIVVREALADLVRNNLIYKIKGRGAFVSARERDEDFVSTVLGFSDEMERKGRSVRTQILAQELRAPTEQEAASLGLGEDAQVVALKRLRSVDGELRLLVETVVPADLAPGLHRARLEDRSLYDVLRRQYGLRLVRAERWIDAVLPDAETCKLLDLPQPEPLLRIESIAYGANGRPLEHYRALHRCKTSRLHVQTTT; encoded by the coding sequence ATGTCGACCATGCTCGACCGCAATTCCGAATCGCCGCTGTGGGCGCAGTTCCGCGATGCCATCCGCTTGCAGATACTGCAGGGCGAGCTGCCCATCGGCGCCAAGCTGCCTTCCGAGGCGGAGCTCGGCGACCAGTTCGGCATTTCGCGCATCGTGGTGCGGGAAGCCCTGGCGGACCTGGTGCGCAACAACCTCATCTACAAGATCAAGGGGCGCGGCGCCTTCGTCTCGGCGCGCGAACGCGACGAGGATTTCGTTTCCACCGTGCTGGGTTTCTCCGACGAGATGGAACGCAAGGGCCGTTCGGTGCGCACGCAGATCCTCGCGCAGGAATTGCGCGCACCCACCGAACAGGAAGCCGCCTCATTGGGCCTGGGCGAGGACGCGCAGGTGGTGGCTTTGAAGCGGCTGCGCAGCGTGGACGGCGAGCTGCGACTGCTGGTCGAGACGGTGGTGCCGGCCGACCTGGCACCGGGCCTGCACCGTGCGCGGCTGGAAGACCGGTCGCTCTACGACGTGCTGCGCCGGCAATACGGCCTGCGCCTGGTGCGCGCCGAGCGCTGGATCGACGCCGTGCTGCCCGATGCCGAAACCTGCAAGCTGCTCGACCTGCCGCAACCCGAGCCGCTGCTGCGCATTGAGTCGATCGCCTACGGCGCCAACGGCCGGCCGCTCGAGCACTACCGCGCGCTGCACCGCTGCAAGACGAGCCGGCTGCACGTGCAGACGACGACCTGA